The genomic region ACCATCCTACTCCTGGTGCCAGACCGTACTCAATCACCTATTGTTTTGCCAATCGCACCCTTGTACGCATTCCTCGCAACCGTGGCGCAGGGGCCTCAAGTGCAAGTGGCGTTCAGAGACATGATTCTGGCTTCCGAATTTAGGTCTTCCGAGCATTTCGTAAGCAAAGATCACCTGAAGAAATTTTTCGCCGTAACCATAAACGACGCCGAACAGGCGTATGCGAGTGAGCTTTCGGACTTCCAGAAACACCTCGACCAGACTCTGACACCAGACCACCTGGACAAGTTCGACGACCTCGAAAGGCCCAGGCTATTGCGGCGAATGCAAGTGAAAATGACCGGCGACGCGGCTTACTGGAAGGCTGTGGCAACTGAAAAGGCTCAAAAGCTTGCCGATTTTGAAGAAAAGGAACGTAAACGCAAAGCGTTCATTCGGAAGCAAAAGACCGCGAAAAGGACCAAGCCCTCTTCTAGCGATCAAAAGCGCCGTTTCTGATGGGACTTTACGCCGCTCATCCCAGGATGGGCGCGTGAAGCCCCCTACCCCGGATACGATATGCCGCCGTTCACGCTCAGGGTCATGCCCGTGATCTGGTCCGACTCCGGCGAGGCCAGGTACAGTATGGCGTAGGCCACGTCGTCCGGCAGGTTGAGTCGCCCCAGCGGCACCCGCTCCTCGATCTTCTTGAACGCCTTGGCGATGACCTCGCCCGACTCCCGGATGCGCGAGAAGTTTTCGTACGCGGGGGTGTCGGCGGTGAGCGTCGTGGACACGGTGTTGACGCGGATGCGCCAGCGGGAGAACTCGCGCGCCAGGGTCTTCGTCGCCATGATGAGACCGGCGGCCGCCGCGCCGATGAGCGACTCGCTGGGCGTGGGATGCCGTCCCGCATCGGTGGTGACATTCACGATCTTGCCGTACTCGCGCTCCCGCATGTGGTCCAGCACGGCGCGGACGCAGTACAGCCGGCTGATGAGCCGCATGCGGATGTAGTCCTCGTAGCTGGCGGGGTCGGTCTCGGCGAACGGGAGAGGGCGGACGTGCTTCCAGCGCGGACTGCCGTTGGCGACCATGATGTCCACCTTGCCGAAGTCCTTGACGACCTTCTGGACCATCTCCTGGCAGCTCGCATAGCTGGTGATGTCCACCGGCGCGTGGGCTGCCCTGCGGCCCATTGCCTGTATCTGCCGCACCACCAGCTCGGCCTTCTCGGCGCCGCGAGTGGCGATGGCGACGTCCGCGCCGCTCGCCGCCATCAGTAGCGCCGCGGCCTTGCCGATGCCCTCGCTGCCGCCGGTGACGATGGCGACGCGGCCCTGCAGGTTTGTCTTCATGTCTGATTCTGTCCCCTTTCCGCTGAAGTCATGGAGGCGCAAGGGTGTTATAGCACATCCGCTGCCCGTGTGTGAAGCGGGCGTCTCATGGACATCTCGCGGGCGGGATTGAAGCTCGCATCTGTTTCTGCTACAGTTGACCTCGCCGCCGCAGCGCACGCGCACGGCGCGGTCGCGCTTCTGTCCGTCGGCGTTTGCGTATGATGCGGGCCTCGGCCCAGACTCGTCGTTGTGGAGCATTGTGTCAGATGGGGAAAGAGATGCACGGGTCGGCGCTGGGCCGCGAGACGCTTCAGGAGATGCTGTCGGCGACGCCGCCGCTGGTCGCCGACATGGTGGACGCCGCGGCGCAGCTTCAGCCCAACGGCATTGACTTTACGGTGCGCGGCGTTGCGCGCTTCACGTCGGCGGGGCGCATTGGCCAGGCGGCGGACGACCGCGTCCTTCCTGTGCCGGAAGGACCGCTGGAGCCGTCGCCCGCGGGGTACTGGGAGCTGACGCCCGGCCCGTATCTCGTCACGTACAACGAGGTGGTGAGCCTCCCGCGTGACGTGATGGCGCTGGGCAGGCCGCGCTCCAGCCTGGGCCGCTGCGGGGTCAGCGTGCACACTGCGGTCTGGGACGCGGGCTACTCGGGCCGCTCGCAGTCGCTGCTGGTGGTGTACCATCCGGCAGGCTTCCGGCTGGGGCGGAACGCGCGGGTGATGCAACTCGTGTTCTTCCGCCTGGACAGGCCGGTGGGACAGGGCTACGCGGGCGCGTACCAGGGAGAGAACAAGTAAGGCGCGCGGTAAAACGATACGTAAAAGGAGGACTTATGGACGACATCATGAATCAGGGCGTGGTGGGGGCGCTGGCCTTCGGCAAGGCGAAGGCGAAGACCCAGGAGGAGTGGGCCAGGGACCTGGAGAGGATATGGGACAGGTCCACGGGCATGCTGCTCAAGCAGAAAGGGTTCCGCGGACTGCGCGCGTTCTGGGCCGCCGACGGCAGCCGCGACACGATGGTCATGGGCATCTGGGAGACGATGGATGACCGCATGGCCTACGAGCGGAGCGTCTCCCCGGGTGTGCAGGGCGCCTTTGACGAGATATTGGAGGCCCGCGCGCGTCGGCAGAAGTTCATCCTGGTCAAAAGGACCGTTTACTAGCCTGCGCTGCTTCCAGAAGCAGCCCGAAAATGGTTGGGGGAATCCAGCCCTTCCCGGGAACGACAGGACTCCCCCAACCTGATTCTTTTCCCTCTGATAACATCCCCCCGGCGCTATAGTGAACAGCGTCCCAAGTACAAGGCGGCGGCGTTCTGTACGTCCAACCGTTCAGCCGCCATCCACAACCAGTTACGCCGATCATTACAACGGATTGCTGACGGCGGGAAAAGTGTAGGCCGTATGGGTGCTGACTTCAGTTTGGTCCTCACCGGCGACTCGTTCCCGGACTGGAAAGAGTACGTGCGGGCCGCCGACGAGTGCGGTTTCTGGGGTCTTGGCATCGGCGACTCCCAGTCGCTGTACATGGACGTGTACGTCCGCGCAAGCGTCGCCGCAATGCTGACGAAGAACCTGCGCGTCGGCCCGTGGGTCACGAACCCGCTGACGCGGCATCCCGCCGTCGCCGCCGGAGCAATCGCCAGCGTGGACATCGTGTCGGACGGACGCGCCGTGTTGGGCATCGGCAGCGGCGACAGCGCGGCGCTCAACATCGGTCTGCGTCCGTCGCCCGTCGCGTCCCTGGAGGACTACGTGCGCACGGTGCGGACGCTGCTGCGCGATGGCCTCGCCGAGTGGCAGGGCCGTGAGATTAAGCTCGCCCTCGCGCCGCGTCGGGTGCCCGTGTACGTGGCCGCGTCCGGCCCGAAGACGGTGCGCATGGCGGGGCGCGTCGCGGACGGCGTGATCATCGCGATGGGGGTGACGCCGGACGTCGTGCGCGATGCGCTGGCCGAGCTGCAAGCGGGCGCGGAGGAGGCGGGCCGCCGGGTGGATGACATAGACGTGTGGTGGGCCGTCATGGCGAACCTGGCGGAGGACGATGAGACGGCGCTCAACGAGATGAAAGGCTCGCTGGTGACGCGCGCGCATCACGCCTTTCGCTTCACTACGGAGGGCAAGCACCTGCCGCCGGAGTACGTACCCGCCATGCAGCGCATTCAGGAGGAGTACCGGCCCATGGAGCACACCAAGTTCGGGCCGAGTCACCACGCGCGTCTGGCGGACGACCTGGGTTTGACGCCCTATCTGGCGCGGCGCTTCGGGTTATATGGCTCGCCGGAGGGGTTCGTGCAGCGAGCCCAGGAGGCGCACGCGGCGGGCGCGCGGAAGATCGCCCTCCACGTGCGCGTGGCCGATAAGCGCCGCTTCCTGCGCCTGTGGCGGGACAAGGTGATGCCGCACTTCGCGTAAACGGCGCGGCTCTCCGCCGCACCGAGGGAGCGCGGCGCAAGCGAGACCCCTGTGGTATGCGCGCGCGTGTCATCCCGCCGCAGGGCGGGGCTGCGAGCGACGAGCCTCCTGAGAGGGCGCTACGCCTGGGCCACCGCTGCCGTAGCTACCTTGGGGGAAATGCCCTGCTGCGCCAGTACGGTCTGGAACACTTCGTAATAGTGCCAGCCGATGATCTTTGCGCGGCCAAGGAACACCGTGGGCGTTGCGGTGACGCCTATCTTCGCCGCCGTCATGACCGCCTCCAGCGCCCGGAGCGCGTACGTCCGCTCGTGGAGCGCGCGGCCCAGTTCCTCCGCGTCCAGCCCCACCTTATCGGCGGCTTCCATCAGCGTATTCGCCTGGCCGATGTCCTTGCCCTCCACCCACAGCGCGTCGAAGACCGCCGACTTGAACGGCAGGGCCAGGCCGTGGTCCTCCGCATAGTCCAGCGCCTCGAATGCGTGGAAGCTGAACTGCTGCTTGTCCGGCAGGCGCATGGACGCGGCCTTCTCCGGCTCCATCTCGTGGAGCCACGCCAGTGTGGCCTTGCGGCGCTCCGGGTCGGCGGCGTACGGCCTGCCCTCCGACGGCATATCCGGATGGAGCCAGTGGGGACGCCACAGCGGCTGTACGCCGTAGTCCCGGATGAGATTGTCCACCTGCGCTTGGGCGATGTAGGAGTACGGGCAGGTGAAATCGGCGAAGAACACAACCGGGAATGGCTGCATCCCCTTGTCTCCCGCCCCACTCTCGGTTTCCGTGGCGCTCTGCGTTTCCTGGATCACGTTTGTCATGTTCTCTCCCTCCGACGACTAGATCGCTTTCGCCATCGCCTCGGCCCCGAGCATCGAGAGCGCGTCGCCCGTGAGCCCGCCCTCCCGCGCATCCTTGTCAAACGAGAAAAACATTACGGTCGCGCCCTCCGGGCCCGCCGTCAGCGGCGAAGGTTGCTCGTCGCCCTCCACGTAGCGGAGCCCGGGCGGCCCAAGGGAGCGGCCCTCAATCACCACGGTACCTTTCAGCACCACCTCGTAGCGTCCGTAGAGCGGCGCCCCCACGGGAATCGTCATGTTGGGTGGGCACTCCAGCATCAGCGCCTCGGGCCCCGCCATGGACGGTATGAGGAACTTGCAGCGGGCGCCTTCATGCCCGGGAATTGGGAACCACTCGGTGTCCTTCTCCATGCCGGGTATTTGGCGCCCGGTCAGGTTGATCAACTTCCGAGCGTCCCGGTTGCCCATGGTCACAAGGCCGGCGCGCTTGGGGTGCAGCACGAGGACGTGATGGTCGCCGCCCACGGAGAAGGGACCGTACGGCACGTTATGGTCCGTGTAGAGCACTCCCACGGGGCGCATCTTCATCGTCTCTTTGGGGAGGTCCATCATCCCGCCCAGCAGGACCTGAAACTGGGACGTAAGGTGCATGTGCGCGTAGACCTTGATACTGGGGTCGAACTTGAACCGGAACGCCTCCGGCCCGCCGTCCTCTCCACTCAACAGGACCTGGCCACGGAACGTGACCCCCTCCGTGTCGCCGTTCTTCCACGGCATTTCGGCGGGATCAACCACGTACTGCTTCAACACGCCAGGCCTCCTGTGACCGCTCCGGTCTGATGGCCGCGCCGCTCATTTAGATGCAAGTGATACTCCCCCAGTAGCATCTTAATCAGGGGGCGGGCACGATGTCAACACGCGTATGTGCGCCCGTTGCACAAGCCGACGGGCCAGCCCCGTCGGACGGAGCGTACCCGGCGTTGGACAAGACCCGCTGGTGGTGGAGAGCGACCTCACCCCCTGACCCCCTCTCCAGTCAGGAGAGGGGGAATGTAGATAGATAGATTCTGGGAGGACGCCCTTCGGCTGCGCTCAGGGCAGGCTCTCCCAGGCCCTCCGGCGGGCCGCCCTGCGGCCCTGCACCTTCCCTCGGCGGTGACTCCGTCCGCGTGCAGGACTAGTGCGATGCCCAGCGCTACTGCTCAACAAGGGCAGCTTCAGCCCCTGCGTTCCGTGGTTGGCACAGGACATGCCCGCTCATGGTGAGCCAGTCGAATCCATGAGCGGGCATCTGTCATTCCGAGCGGAGCGAGGAATCTCTCTAAGGAACGTCCTGCGGGAAGACCATTCGCTGCGCGTTACCGTAGAAGGAATGCGCTCAGCGTGACGTCTGGCCCCTTGTCATTCCGAGCCCTTCGGCTATGCTCAGGATATACTTTGCGAGGAATCTGCCTCAGCGTGCAGTCGGGCGCTACGTCGGTGGGCTGACGGGCGCGGGCGTGGGCGCGACGCGGCGCTGCTTCCACTTGTACACGCGATCCACCATGCGACAGTAGGCGCAGACCTCCGCCGTCGTCGCTTCGCCGCAGGTGGCGCATTCCCGCAACTCCACCTTCTGGCCCGTGGACGCCAAAGCCGGACGCAGGTTCTTCAGATAGCCCTGGAAAAACCGCAGCTTGGTCCCGTGGGACTCCGCCTCAATCCGGTTCAGCACGTCCTTGTACAGCAGCGAGAGCGCGCCCGTGGAGTTGGGGCACTCGTCCACCACATAGTCTATGCGCCGGAGGACGGCGTAGCTGGCCGTCTCCTTCTCCGAGAAGGTGTACAAAGGCTTGACCTTGCGTCCCAGCTTAGGGTGCGTTGACTCCAGCGCGGGGGCCTGCCGTCCGAGGCTGTCCATCTGCCAGTGGAGAATGCCGCCCATGAGCGTCGCCGCCTCGTCGTCCAGGTTGTGGCCCGTCGCCAGGACGGGAAAGCCTTGCTGGCGGGCGGTGCGGTTCATCAGGTAGCGCTTGGTCAGGCCGCAGCCGGAGCACGGCACCCGCCGGAGCGCCGTGGACACCTCGGGGATCGTCGCGCCGACCGCTTCCTCGACTTCCACCACGATAAGCTCGACGTTGTGCGCGCGGGCGTAGGACTCCGTCTTTTCGCGGGAGAGGTCCGAGTATTCGCCGATGCCCAGATGGAGGTGGAAGCCAGTCGTCTTGTAGCCCAGGCGGATGAGCGTTTCCCACAGGGCGAGGCTGTCCTTCCCTCCGGATACGGCCACAAGGACGCGCTCGTCCGTGGTGAACATTTTCAGGCTGCGGATGTTGTGCCCGACCTCGTACTCGAAGTGCTCGAGGTAATGCGGAGCGCAGTACGCGGCGTTGCGGCTAGGCAGGTCCACCGAGGCTGTCTCGTGGCACTTCACGCAACGCATGGCTAGCCTCCCGAAATGGCGGGCCGGACTTCTATGGTGTCCGTGTCCTCCACCACTGCGTCCCGCGTCAGCAGGTCGTCGCCGCGAATGACCAGGTGCGACTCCAGGTTAAAGCCAAGCTCCCTGGCCAGCTCGCTGACGCGGCGTCTGCCCTGGAGCTCCACCTGGTGAGGCTTGGGGATGCGGAAGATGACTTTCATGATGCTCTTTTCAAGAGTCAAAGTGCGCGTTTTGGGGTGTCCCCACCCCATCCATAAGAATGGGGCGGGGGGACACCCCCCACTCCCCTCTGTCAGGAGGGCAGCGCCCTCCTGAACTTCCGCTATAAGACTGGGCCACCGCCATGACATGAGTCCATTGCAACTGTCCGTCTGACGTGCGGCGTTAGGTCTTGGCCTGGCGCTGCGCCATCTCCCGCGCCACGCGCTCACGGTAGCGCCGCGCCTCGCTCTCCGGCATGTCGGCGGGGGGCGTCTCCGCGTCGCTCGCGGGGGCCCGAGGCCGGACGGCGCGGCGCACGGCGATGAAGACGATGGCCGCTCCCGCCGCCAGGACGGCGAAGGGCGCGAGCCACACGGCCAGGTTGAACCCCTGACGAGGCGGCGCGGCCAGCACAGCCTCGCCGTAGCGCTCGACGAAGAATGCGAGGACCTGTTCCCTGGTCTCGCCGTCGGCGAGCTTCTTGCGGATGATCGCCTTCATCTGCCGGGATATCTCGTTGTCCGCCTGCGCGATAGTCTGGCCCGGGCAGATGGGGCACATGAGTTGGAGTTCCAGATCGCGCGCCGCGGCCTCCGGCCCATCGGCGAGGGCCGGGCGCCACGGCAGCAGCGCGACAGAAGCCGCCGCCAGGAGGCACAAGAAGGCCAGTCGTGTCCACGCTGTCATGGCTTCCTCGAGGGGCGACCCTCATCGTCGCCTGGGAGGACTGACTACTTGGGCAGCTTTGCCAGCTCGGCTGTAATCTGGTCGTACGCCGGCTCAATGCCCGGCTTTTCGGCGACCCACTTCCAGTGAACGACGCCGTTCTTGTCCAGAATAAAGACGGCGCGGTTGGCGACGTTGTAGCCCTCGATGCCGCCGAGGCCCTTCCAGAGGACGTCGTACTTGGCGATGACCTCGCGGTTGAAATCGGTGAGCAGCGGGAACTGCAGCTTGTACTGGTTGGCGAATGCCTTGAGCGCGGCGTACGAGTCCACGCTGATGCCGACGACCTGCGCGTTCAGACCGTTCAGCTTGTCCATGCTGTCGCGGAAGGCGCACATCTCTTTGTCGCAAACGCCGGAAAATGCGCCGGGGAAGAACGCCAGAACAACGTTCTTGCCCTTGAACTGGCTCAGCGAACGCTTCTGCTTGTCGGCGTCGTGGAGTGTGAAGTCCGGCGCCGGCTGACCGATAGTGACTGCCATTAAACAACCTCCCAATTAAGAGCGGGCGCGTAGTCGCGCCCGAGTTCGTTCCAAACATACATGTTAGCACGGAGGCGTAAATACAGGCAACACGTCGGTAGTGTCCTAATTTGAATCCGTGAGAATTGTCTCCAGATAGTCTAGTTCCTCGGCGATGGTCTCCTCAGCCACTTCTTTTGGAGACTGCCCTGGTTGTCTCCGTTTGCCCCTGTAGTTGTCCCAAAGCCGGTTTGCCGAGGGGCTTATTAGTTTCTGTCGTTGCAATTTGGACAGGGAGTTCCCGCGTTCCTTCAGCACATAGCTGACGAGATGGCCCGCGACGATGGCGGCACGCCTCTTATAACGGTCACTGACGTGTATGCCAGACAAAAGGGTCACTAGGTCGTCATGACTAGGCATTACGAGCACGCTCCTCTGCCGCTATCGCTGCCCTCACTGCCTTCTCCGGCGAGTCCACAGGCCCTTGGTGGAGCACGGCCACAAATCGGCGTTTCCGGCCCGTTGTGGCGTGTGACCATGCATAGCAGCGCGTCGCCGTCGGATGGCCCTTTAGGTCGAATACCTGAACGACGCCATCCCATACCATCCGCCCCTGGAACGTCTCTATGACTGGAACGGACTCGACCCACACGGACTCGCACCCATGCAGATTCCGGATGGTTTTCTTTAGGGCTTCCTTAGAGGTTTCAGACATAGGTGACCTAAGCTCTCGTTTTGCTATTGCGTAGAGGTATGGGGACTCCCCAAGCGATGTCAGCGAAGGACATTTGCAATGGCGTCTTTTTGAAGACGTGGGAGAACTTCGCCTTGAAGTCGTCCATATCGTGGCACAATTTCATAATCGTAATGACACGTTCGATTTGGATGGTCACCTGATCACGTCCGTATTTTTTTAGCCACATATGGTGGTTTTGGAGAAAATGGGGGTTTGGGTTTTTTTTGCGAAGTTCGCGGCCCACATCTGCGTCAATAGCGTCATAGACGAACATCATCACATATTTACCCCATCGAAGCGGGCGGGAATGTGGTGAGTAGTGTACTGACTCCAATCGAGCTAGCTCAAACCAAAACTCCTCAGGAAACATCCTAGCCCACTCCTGCATTTCCTCAGCGATGAACGCTTGTAGCTTGATTTGAAGGTCTTGCTTCTTCTTAACCTTGTCATACCCTGTCGCTTCATCTACAAGAGCCGTGATGCCAACACGGGCGAATCCACGCATGAGTATGACGCATTGTTCAGCGATGTGTACCTGTTGGGGTTGCAACGTCCCCGCCTGCCGCGCAGCTAAGACAGCTTCGCATATGTCACCGAGCACGTCAGCTTCATAGCTATACGCCGACTGTCTCCGAAGCGTTTTGAAGACGACTGGATTCCCGGTCACCTTATAAAGTGCATCCGACACGAATGGCTTCAGTGTCTTTTGCCCTACGAAGAAGGCAAGCCGGTCACCACCTCCCCTACTACTACCACCTCGCGCCATTCCCAGGGCTTGCACCATAGCGCGTTGGTGAAGAACGCGCCGGCCATCATTCAACACATGGCACGGAATCTCGGCTCCGCCAATCTTCACCACGCCTGAAAACAATGCATATGGCATTGTTGGTTCGCCTAATGTGCCCATCGGGGCAAGGGACTTGGGCTGGTCACCTAGCGACTCGGAGGTTGCGTCGGTCGTAATTACCTTGCCTGCCTTCTTCCATCTTGTCAGAACAGCTTTGCGCGCAATCTCGCTTCGCTGTTCTGGTGTTGTGCTGGATACTCTTGCCCTACCTCCCTTTGACGCACCTAGTTTACTTAGTGCCCTAGCGTTTTCATTAATAGGTTCAGTCATGTCTTGTCCTCCTCTGGTCACCACCAACACAATACTCCTTTTAACCTAGAGAGTCAATACGTGCCCGACTAAGTATTGACAATACGTGCTGGGGCAAGTATAATATTGGCAATGAAAAGCCCCAAGGTGTAGCGAGCACCTTGGGGCGGATATGGGGCGGCGGGACGGTTCCCAGGCTGGACTCTACACCCTGGCCCACGGGGTTCGACTCCCCACCGCTCCACACTCCATTATACAAGAGAGGTAGCAGAATGAATAGACTCAGTTCCGACCTCCAGGCAACCGTACTCGGAGCGCTTGTTGAAGGGGCATCAATCCGCTCAGTGGAACGCATGACAGGGGTTCACAGAGACACAATCATGCGGCTCGCCGCGCGCGTGGGCAACTCCTGCCATCAAATGATGGACGAGTCAATGCGCGGGCTTCAATGCCGTCGCCTTGAACTGGACGAGATATGGTGCTTCGTCGGGAAGAAGCAGCGGCATGTGACGGCGGATGACGACCGCACGCAGGTCGGCGACTTCTGGACATGGGTCGCAATTGACGCAGATACAAAGCTGGTTCCGAGCTACCGCGTGGGCAAGCGGGATGCGGCAACGGCCCAAGCATTCGTCGCCGACCTGGAATCCCGTCTCGCCAACCGCGTCCAACTCAACTCCGATGGGTTGCGCTTCTACGTGGAGGCTGTTGAAAGGGCCTTTGGTGCGGACGTGGACTATGCCCAGATTGTAAAGTCATACGAGGCGGAGCCTATTGGACCTGGTAGGTACAGCCCGCCCAAGGTCGTCTCAGTGGAGAAAGAATTGATGGTCGGTAGCCCTGATATGGACGTGGCTTCTACGTCCTACGTTGAACGCCAAAATCTCACGATGCGGATGTCCAT from Dehalococcoidia bacterium harbors:
- a CDS encoding cytochrome c-type biogenesis protein CcmH, whose protein sequence is MTAWTRLAFLCLLAAASVALLPWRPALADGPEAAARDLELQLMCPICPGQTIAQADNEISRQMKAIIRKKLADGETREQVLAFFVERYGEAVLAAPPRQGFNLAVWLAPFAVLAAGAAIVFIAVRRAVRPRAPASDAETPPADMPESEARRYRERVAREMAQRQAKT
- a CDS encoding thiamine biosynthesis protein ThiS, giving the protein MKVIFRIPKPHQVELQGRRRVSELARELGFNLESHLVIRGDDLLTRDAVVEDTDTIEVRPAISGG
- a CDS encoding DsbA family protein; this encodes MTNVIQETQSATETESGAGDKGMQPFPVVFFADFTCPYSYIAQAQVDNLIRDYGVQPLWRPHWLHPDMPSEGRPYAADPERRKATLAWLHEMEPEKAASMRLPDKQQFSFHAFEALDYAEDHGLALPFKSAVFDALWVEGKDIGQANTLMEAADKVGLDAEELGRALHERTYALRALEAVMTAAKIGVTATPTVFLGRAKIIGWHYYEVFQTVLAQQGISPKVATAAVAQA
- a CDS encoding LLM class flavin-dependent oxidoreductase, giving the protein MGADFSLVLTGDSFPDWKEYVRAADECGFWGLGIGDSQSLYMDVYVRASVAAMLTKNLRVGPWVTNPLTRHPAVAAGAIASVDIVSDGRAVLGIGSGDSAALNIGLRPSPVASLEDYVRTVRTLLRDGLAEWQGREIKLALAPRRVPVYVAASGPKTVRMAGRVADGVIIAMGVTPDVVRDALAELQAGAEEAGRRVDDIDVWWAVMANLAEDDETALNEMKGSLVTRAHHAFRFTTEGKHLPPEYVPAMQRIQEEYRPMEHTKFGPSHHARLADDLGLTPYLARRFGLYGSPEGFVQRAQEAHAAGARKIALHVRVADKRRFLRLWRDKVMPHFA
- a CDS encoding SDR family oxidoreductase translates to MKTNLQGRVAIVTGGSEGIGKAAALLMAASGADVAIATRGAEKAELVVRQIQAMGRRAAHAPVDITSYASCQEMVQKVVKDFGKVDIMVANGSPRWKHVRPLPFAETDPASYEDYIRMRLISRLYCVRAVLDHMREREYGKIVNVTTDAGRHPTPSESLIGAAAAGLIMATKTLAREFSRWRIRVNTVSTTLTADTPAYENFSRIRESGEVIAKAFKKIEERVPLGRLNLPDDVAYAILYLASPESDQITGMTLSVNGGISYPG
- a CDS encoding P63C domain-containing protein, which encodes MTEPINENARALSKLGASKGGRARVSSTTPEQRSEIARKAVLTRWKKAGKVITTDATSESLGDQPKSLAPMGTLGEPTMPYALFSGVVKIGGAEIPCHVLNDGRRVLHQRAMVQALGMARGGSSRGGGDRLAFFVGQKTLKPFVSDALYKVTGNPVVFKTLRRQSAYSYEADVLGDICEAVLAARQAGTLQPQQVHIAEQCVILMRGFARVGITALVDEATGYDKVKKKQDLQIKLQAFIAEEMQEWARMFPEEFWFELARLESVHYSPHSRPLRWGKYVMMFVYDAIDADVGRELRKKNPNPHFLQNHHMWLKKYGRDQVTIQIERVITIMKLCHDMDDFKAKFSHVFKKTPLQMSFADIAWGVPIPLRNSKTRA
- a CDS encoding peroxiredoxin, whose product is MAVTIGQPAPDFTLHDADKQKRSLSQFKGKNVVLAFFPGAFSGVCDKEMCAFRDSMDKLNGLNAQVVGISVDSYAALKAFANQYKLQFPLLTDFNREVIAKYDVLWKGLGGIEGYNVANRAVFILDKNGVVHWKWVAEKPGIEPAYDQITAELAKLPK
- a CDS encoding TIGR00269 family protein, which produces MRCVKCHETASVDLPSRNAAYCAPHYLEHFEYEVGHNIRSLKMFTTDERVLVAVSGGKDSLALWETLIRLGYKTTGFHLHLGIGEYSDLSREKTESYARAHNVELIVVEVEEAVGATIPEVSTALRRVPCSGCGLTKRYLMNRTARQQGFPVLATGHNLDDEAATLMGGILHWQMDSLGRQAPALESTHPKLGRKVKPLYTFSEKETASYAVLRRIDYVVDECPNSTGALSLLYKDVLNRIEAESHGTKLRFFQGYLKNLRPALASTGQKVELRECATCGEATTAEVCAYCRMVDRVYKWKQRRVAPTPAPVSPPT
- a CDS encoding IS1 family transposase → MRLAARVGNSCHQMMDESMRGLQCRRLELDEIWCFVGKKQRHVTADDDRTQVGDFWTWVAIDADTKLVPSYRVGKRDAATAQAFVADLESRLANRVQLNSDGLRFYVEAVERAFGADVDYAQIVKSYEAEPIGPGRYSPPKVVSVEKELMVGSPDMDVASTSYVERQNLTMRMSMRRFTRLTNGFSKKSDNLRSAVGLHFAYYNFVRRHATLKTTPAIAAGVADRQWTVRDLVERAN
- a CDS encoding deoxyuridine 5'-triphosphate nucleotidohydrolase, which codes for MGKEMHGSALGRETLQEMLSATPPLVADMVDAAAQLQPNGIDFTVRGVARFTSAGRIGQAADDRVLPVPEGPLEPSPAGYWELTPGPYLVTYNEVVSLPRDVMALGRPRSSLGRCGVSVHTAVWDAGYSGRSQSLLVVYHPAGFRLGRNARVMQLVFFRLDRPVGQGYAGAYQGENK